The region GCGCACCGCGAGTTTGTCGAGATCGGCGGGGATGCGCGAGAGGTCGGCCTCCGCGCGGATCGTCGCGAAGGATTGGCGATAGATTTCCTGGCCGTCGCGAATGTAGTCAAGCATGTGTGGTGTCGGTCGGTTGAGGCGCGCGGGGCGGTGTGGGGTGAGGGCGGTCATGGTCGATGCTGGCCAGCGCGCCGGCGGCTTCGGCTGGCGTCAGCCGTTGGGCGATGCATTGGCCGAAGCCTTGTTGGCCATCGCGCCGGTACAGGTCGTAGACACTGGGTGCGCTGGCCAGCAGCGTGTAGGGCGCGCAATGCGCGGCCGCGCAGGAACGCGGGCAGCCGCTGAGATGCAATTCGACGTGCGCGGGCACATGCGACGCGAGTTGCAGTGCGTCCGCCTTGGTGTCGGCGAGGCTTTTCGCGCAGCCGCTCGAACCCGCGCAGGCGATCAGGCGCGCGATCGGGTCCGCGATGCGGGTTGCAAGGCCGAGCGCGTTCAGACCGTCGAGCACCGCGGGCACGGCATCGGTCGAGATGTCGGGCAGCAACACGCTTTGCCATGGCGTCATGCGTAAGGTGCCGTGGTTGTGACGTTGCGCGAGTTCGGCGAGGCCGCGCAGCGCGTCGGCGCTCAGGCGGCCGAGCGGCGGCTGGCCCCCTGCGTGCCAGATGCCGGGCGGGCGTTGCGGGTGGGCGCCGAGCCGGAGCATGGCGTCGGCGGGGACGCTGCGTCGCCAGTGGGTCAAGGCGATGTCGCGCGTGAGCGGGAAATCGGCGTGGCGTTGCGCGTGATGCAGGATCGCGTCGACGGAGTGCGTGGCGAGCAGGTCGCGCATGCGGGTGGCGTCGCTTGCGGCGAGGTCGAGGAACGTGTGCAGCAACGCGCGAATCAACGTGGGGACCTGGCCGGGGGAGACGGCGGCCAGGGCGATGCTGCGCTCGTTTCGGTTCGTGTGACGCGGGATGTGTGGGATGTGTGGGATGTGCGGGATGTGTGAGGCGGTGGGCGTGGTGGGCAGCGCCGAGGGCGATGCTGTCGCCAACGCTGAAACTGCGCTTTGCACTGTCGGGTCCTGTGCGTCCGAACCCACCGCCTCCGGCGGACAACCGGCCAGCCCGAACACGAACCGCACGCCATCGTCTGCCGGTATCGCCGCGAGCCACACATCATGCGGATGATCGATTCGCGCCAGGCGTTCGCCGCCATCCAGCAGCAGCGCGAATTTCGGCGACAGCGCGGCGAAGCGCGGTTCGTTCTGCAGCAAGGTCAGCAGGTCGGCGCACAGCGGCGTCGTATCGAACAACGCCGAGGGATCGCGTCCGGCGACGGGGCTGATCATCACGTTACGAATGTCGTCGGCAGCGATGGCGCTGGCCGCGTCGACGCTGGCCGCTGCCGTGCCCGCATCGCACGAATCCGTCGCGTCCCGCAGCGGCCGCATGGGCCCCAATCCCGCCTTCACCAACGCATCGATCAACGCTTGTTCCTGACCCGCGCGCACGCCCCGCACCTGCAGATTCGCGCGATTGGTCACCTCGATCGCACCGGCGGCGTAACGCGTGCAGGCATCGGCAATGGCGTGGGCTTGC is a window of Paraburkholderia sp. D15 DNA encoding:
- a CDS encoding oxidoreductase produces the protein MPAGAHAAGGARASACPGLLRIVAAKDGGLCRIKLPGGALSAAQAHAIADACTRYAAGAIEVTNRANLQVRGVRAGQEQALIDALVKAGLGPMRPLRDATDSCDAGTAAASVDAASAIAADDIRNVMISPVAGRDPSALFDTTPLCADLLTLLQNEPRFAALSPKFALLLDGGERLARIDHPHDVWLAAIPADDGVRFVFGLAGCPPEAVGSDAQDPTVQSAVSALATASPSALPTTPTASHIPHIPHIPHIPRHTNRNERSIALAAVSPGQVPTLIRALLHTFLDLAASDATRMRDLLATHSVDAILHHAQRHADFPLTRDIALTHWRRSVPADAMLRLGAHPQRPPGIWHAGGQPPLGRLSADALRGLAELAQRHNHGTLRMTPWQSVLLPDISTDAVPAVLDGLNALGLATRIADPIARLIACAGSSGCAKSLADTKADALQLASHVPAHVELHLSGCPRSCAAAHCAPYTLLASAPSVYDLYRRDGQQGFGQCIAQRLTPAEAAGALASIDHDRPHPTPPRAPQPTDTTHA